In a genomic window of Thunnus thynnus chromosome 16, fThuThy2.1, whole genome shotgun sequence:
- the asmt2 gene encoding acetylserotonin O-methyltransferase 2, whose product MAEHLSQSELDYPFKLLEYFNGFRVSKVIFSACELGVFDLLLKSQEPLSAQHVARELGTSVDGIERLLDALVGIEILEVETTAGTAFYSSTDVANLYLAKGSAKSLHDMIIYQSQTIYPLWNNMVDAVREGKNQNEKTFGLPSEDIFQAIYRSEEEMLKFMGLMNSSWVLDGHDIVTAFNLSCYQNIVDLGGCTGALAREMAKAYPSSSVTVFDLPQVVETAQKHFCQENDAVVFQSGDFFSGEIPPADLYVLARIIHDWPEDKCLTLLKKIYDTCKPGGGVLLVEAMLFENRRGPVMAQIFSLNMLVQAEGRERPPSEYTHMLNQTGFRNVQVCRTGKSYDAILAVR is encoded by the exons GTGATATTTTCAGCCTGTGAACTGGGAGTGTTCGACCTCCTGCTGAAGTCTCAGGAGCCCCTGAGCGCCCAACATGTGGCCCGGGAACTGGGCACCAGCGTGGACGGTATAGAGAGGCTGCTGGACGCGCTGGTGGGCATCGAGATCCTGGAGGTGGAGACCACAGCTGGgacag CTTTTTACAGCAGCACTGACGTGGCGAATCTTTACCTGGCCAAAGGCAGCGCCAAGTCTCTTCACGACATGATCATCTACCAATCACAGACCATCTACCCGCTGTGGAACAACATGGTGGACGCCGTCAG GGAGGGCAAGAATCAGAATGAGAAGACCTTTGGCCTCCCGTCAGAGGATATTTTCCAAGCTATTTACAG ATCGGAGGAGGAGATGCTGAAATTTATGGGTCTGATGAACTCTTCCTGGGTTCTTGACGGACACGACATCGTGACGGCGTTCAACCTCTCCTGCTATCAGAACATAGTAGATCTCGGAG GGTGCACCGGTGCTCTGGCCCGTGAGATGGCGAAGGCGTATCCCTCCTCCTCCGTCACGGTGTTTGACCTCCCGCAGGTCGTGGAAACGGCTCAGAAACATTTCTGTCAGGAGAACGATGCTGTTGTATTTCAAAGTG GAGATTTCTTCAGTGGTGAAATTCCTCCCGCTGACCTTTACGTTCTGGCCAGAATCATTCACGACTGGCCTGAAGACAAGTGCCTGACGCTGCTGAAGAAGATCTACGACACCTGCAAACCAG GCGGCGGCGTCCTGCTGGTGGAGGCCATGCTGTTTGAGAACAGACGAGGTCCCGTCATGGCTCAGATCTTCTCCCTCAACATGCTGGTGCAGGCGGAGGGCAGGGAGCGCCCGCCGTCCGAGTACACCCACATGCTCAACCAGACCGGCTTCCGCAACGTGCAGGTCTGCCGGACCGGCAAGTCCTACGACGCCATCCTGGCCGTCAGATGA